One genomic window of Aptenodytes patagonicus chromosome 19, bAptPat1.pri.cur, whole genome shotgun sequence includes the following:
- the LOC143169038 gene encoding F-box only protein 6-like, with protein sequence MTTICDLPEDVLVELLSLLPAQDLICTCRLVSTQWRYVVDLTTLWKRKCQREGFYIQNLDRSISDWKVFYMLCNLKRNLIKNPCAEENFQHWKLDDNDGDKWKIEDMPGPHGKEMPDPKVHKYFVTSYGPCFKSQLITLQKEGYWNQLMDEKRPEIVVKDWYAARFDCGCRYELRVRLLSEDYIVLDDFHPEPVVIEQWNDAMWREISHTFQNYPAGVRYIWFQHGGQDTQFWAGWYGIRVTNSSITIGPLTLL encoded by the exons ATGACAACCATTTGCGACCTCCCCGAAGACGTCCTGGTGGAGCTGCTTTcgctgctcccagcccaggaTCTGATCTGCACCTGCAGACTGGTCAGCACGCAGTGGCGGTACGTGGTGGATCTGACCACCCTATGGAAACGCAAGTGCCAGCGCGAGGGCTTTTATATTCAGAACTTGGACAGAAGCATCTCTGACTGGAAGGTCTTCTATATGCTCTGCAACTTGAAGAGAAACTTAATCAAAAACCCCTGTGCTGAAg AGAACTTTCAGCACTGGAAACTTGATGATAATGACGGAGATAAATGGAAGATTGAGGATATGCCTGGACCTCATGGAAAAGAGATGCCAGACCCCAAAGTACACAAATACTTTGTCACTTCGTACGG GCCGTGCTTCAAGTCTCAACTCATTACCCTGCAGAAAGAAGGATACTGGAATCAGTTGATGGATGAGAAACGGCCTGAAATTGTAGTCAAGGATTG GTATGCTGCCAGATTTGACTGTGGATGTCGCTATGAACTTAGAGTGAGGCTGCTTTCTGAAGACTACATTGTCCTTGACGATTTCCACCCCGAGCCGGTGGTTATAGAACAGTGGAATGATGCGATGTGGAGAGAG aTTTCTCACACCTTCCAGAATTACCCAGCTGGAGTTCGTTACATCTGGTTTCAGCATGGAGGCCAAGACACCCAATTCTGGGCAGGATGGTATGGGATCCGAGTGACAAACAGCAGCATCACCATTGGGCCTCTGACATTGTTATGA